In uncultured Desulfobacter sp., one DNA window encodes the following:
- a CDS encoding phosphoglycerate kinase, whose product MKSVRDIDVSGKTLFIRVDYNLPMDDHGNITDDNRIRATLDLISYLIEKKAKLVLASHLGRPKGGRDEKFSLKPAALRLSELLKMPVEFADDCIGDAVKQKVQALEPGQILMLENLRFHEEEKKNDPGFAKALADLCDVYVNNAFAVSHRDQASVTGITMYAKSSVAGFLLEKEVRSYCDSVEHPKKPLTVVIGGAKVSSKLAALENMLKFVDCMIIGGAMANTFLAANGVDTKGSMIEPDLIPTASNIMAQAREKGIELLLPVDLVVAEQFAKNAQSRIVSLDEIPDGWMALDIGPESANGFAKAIADAGTIVWNGPMGVFEMERFAAGTQIVADAIAASAAFSVVGGGDTGLAAKQCGITEKVSYLSTGGGAFLHMMEGKVLPGVAALE is encoded by the coding sequence ATGAAATCGGTTCGAGACATAGATGTAAGTGGTAAAACCCTTTTTATCCGGGTGGACTACAATCTGCCTATGGATGACCATGGTAATATTACTGATGACAACCGGATCAGGGCAACTTTGGACCTGATTTCCTATTTAATTGAAAAAAAAGCAAAACTGGTTCTCGCTTCCCATCTGGGACGCCCTAAAGGAGGCCGGGATGAAAAATTCAGCCTTAAGCCTGCAGCCCTCAGATTGTCGGAACTCCTAAAGATGCCCGTGGAATTTGCCGATGATTGTATTGGTGATGCGGTGAAACAAAAGGTCCAAGCCCTTGAGCCCGGCCAGATCCTCATGCTTGAAAATTTAAGATTCCACGAAGAGGAAAAGAAAAACGATCCCGGATTTGCAAAGGCGCTTGCCGACCTTTGCGATGTATATGTGAACAATGCCTTTGCCGTTTCCCATCGGGACCAGGCATCTGTCACCGGCATCACCATGTATGCCAAATCGTCTGTGGCGGGTTTTCTGCTTGAAAAAGAAGTCCGTTCATACTGCGATTCTGTGGAACATCCTAAAAAGCCCCTGACTGTCGTGATTGGCGGGGCAAAAGTCTCCAGTAAACTGGCTGCCCTTGAAAATATGCTCAAGTTCGTGGACTGCATGATTATCGGTGGTGCCATGGCCAATACTTTCCTTGCGGCAAATGGCGTGGATACCAAGGGGTCCATGATTGAACCGGATTTGATTCCGACAGCTTCAAATATCATGGCCCAGGCAAGGGAAAAGGGCATTGAACTTCTTTTACCTGTAGATCTGGTTGTCGCGGAACAGTTTGCCAAGAATGCCCAATCGCGTATTGTTTCTTTAGATGAGATTCCGGATGGCTGGATGGCGTTGGATATTGGACCCGAGAGCGCCAACGGCTTTGCCAAGGCTATCGCCGATGCCGGTACCATTGTGTGGAACGGCCCCATGGGGGTGTTTGAAATGGAGCGGTTTGCTGCAGGCACCCAGATAGTCGCAGATGCCATTGCCGCCTCTGCCGCCTTTTCCGTTGTGGGCGGTGGTGATACGGGCCTTGCCGCCAAGCAATGCGGAATTACCGAAAAAGTAAGCTATCTTTCGACAGGGGGCGGGGCTTTTCTGCACATGATGGAAGGCAAAGTGCTGCCGGGCGTGGCTGCTTTGGAATAG
- the radC gene encoding DNA repair protein RadC — translation MNRETTNKGAGHRQRLRERFLQAGLSGFHDYEVLELLLTLNTPRKDTKQAAKDLLAEFKTLPRVLEADTRALCRVKGVGPANSFGIHLIKAVADRYLETRILKMDVVSNPESLMAFLNQTIAYKTKEHFLGIFLDAKNRVMASEVLFTGTLSASAVYPREVIARSIANNAASVVLAHNHPSGDITPSAQDIRITRTLFIALAFAGIHIHDHLVTGSQGYYSFAEQGEMAQFQKEFEQIK, via the coding sequence ATGAACAGGGAGACGACGAATAAGGGTGCCGGACACCGGCAGCGCCTGAGGGAACGATTCCTTCAGGCCGGCCTGTCGGGATTCCATGACTATGAGGTCCTGGAATTGCTTTTGACCCTGAATACCCCGCGAAAGGATACCAAGCAGGCGGCCAAAGATCTTTTAGCGGAGTTTAAAACCCTGCCTCGGGTTCTGGAGGCGGATACCCGGGCCCTTTGCCGTGTTAAAGGGGTGGGGCCTGCCAACAGCTTTGGGATACATCTGATCAAGGCGGTGGCAGACCGCTATCTTGAAACCCGGATACTTAAGATGGACGTGGTCAGCAACCCTGAAAGCCTGATGGCATTTTTAAACCAGACCATTGCCTACAAGACCAAAGAACATTTTTTAGGGATATTTCTGGATGCCAAAAACAGGGTCATGGCATCGGAGGTTCTGTTTACCGGCACCCTGTCAGCCTCGGCAGTCTATCCAAGGGAAGTGATTGCACGAAGTATAGCAAACAATGCCGCGTCAGTGGTTCTGGCGCATAATCACCCTTCCGGGGACATAACGCCCTCAGCCCAGGATATTCGTATTACCCGGACCTTGTTTATTGCCCTGGCATTTGCCGGCATTCATATCCACGATCATCTTGTCACAGGCAGTCAGGGGTATTACAGTTTTGCCGAGCAGGGGGAAATGGCGCAGTTTCAAAAGGAGTTTGAGCAGATTAAATGA
- a CDS encoding replication-associated recombination protein A: MDLFEHTADQTMAGAAPLADRMRPRRLEDVVGQEHITAKGCLLERAVGEDRAFSMILWGPPGCGKTTLANVIAKQTKNQWVKISAVLSGVKDVRQIIEAAKERRRLYNRRTLLFVDEIHRFNKSQQDAFLFHVENGLITLIGATTENPSFEVNPALVSRCRVFALNSLPQDAIVQILNRALIDKDRGLGLSSHSFSKAAIDYISAASDGDARAALTNLEVCAFNRGEAKTLDVEDIRAMVAQELLRHDKAGEEHFNLISAFIKSVRGSDPDGAMYWLERMLAAGDDPIYILRRMIRLATEDIGLADPGALTMAMNADTSFRRLGRPEGDGSLYQAAVYLATAPKSNAVYAAQREVQEAVKKYGTLPVPMHIRNAPTGLMKQMGYGKGYKYAHDYKDGYAPQSYLPESLEGTRFYHPTVRGYEKTVKQRLEAWLNLKNNAKET, encoded by the coding sequence ATGGACCTTTTTGAGCACACCGCCGATCAAACGATGGCGGGGGCGGCGCCTTTGGCCGACCGTATGCGGCCCCGGCGGCTGGAAGATGTTGTGGGGCAGGAGCACATAACGGCAAAGGGATGTTTGCTTGAACGTGCTGTGGGCGAAGATCGGGCTTTTTCCATGATTCTTTGGGGCCCTCCGGGGTGCGGTAAAACTACCCTGGCCAATGTCATTGCCAAACAGACCAAAAATCAGTGGGTCAAAATTTCTGCGGTGCTGTCGGGTGTTAAGGACGTCCGTCAGATCATTGAAGCCGCAAAGGAGAGAAGACGGCTTTATAACCGGCGGACACTGCTGTTTGTGGATGAGATCCACCGGTTTAATAAATCCCAGCAGGATGCCTTTCTTTTCCATGTGGAAAACGGATTAATCACTCTGATCGGTGCCACAACGGAAAATCCTTCTTTTGAAGTCAATCCCGCCCTGGTATCCAGGTGCCGGGTCTTTGCGCTAAACAGCCTGCCCCAAGATGCCATTGTTCAGATTTTGAACCGGGCTTTAATTGATAAGGATAGAGGCCTTGGGCTCTCTTCTCATAGCTTTTCAAAGGCGGCCATTGATTACATTTCCGCAGCATCGGATGGAGATGCACGGGCTGCCCTGACCAACCTTGAAGTCTGCGCATTCAACCGTGGGGAAGCCAAAACGCTGGATGTAGAAGATATCAGGGCCATGGTCGCTCAAGAGCTATTGCGCCATGACAAGGCAGGTGAAGAGCACTTTAATCTGATATCCGCCTTTATCAAGAGTGTGCGGGGCAGCGATCCGGATGGGGCCATGTACTGGCTTGAACGGATGCTGGCAGCAGGGGATGACCCCATTTACATATTAAGGCGGATGATCCGTCTTGCCACTGAAGATATCGGCCTTGCTGATCCGGGCGCATTGACCATGGCCATGAATGCGGATACTTCATTCAGGCGTCTGGGCCGTCCAGAAGGCGATGGCTCGTTGTATCAGGCCGCCGTTTACCTCGCCACAGCGCCCAAAAGCAATGCCGTGTATGCAGCCCAAAGAGAAGTTCAAGAGGCAGTAAAAAAATACGGTACCCTGCCGGTGCCCATGCATATCCGCAACGCGCCTACCGGATTGATGAAACAGATGGGCTACGGCAAAGGCTACAAATATGCCCATGATTATAAAGACGGGTATGCCCCCCAGTCCTATCTGCCCGAATCCCTTGAGGGTACACGGTTTTATCATCCCACTGTCAGAGGCTATGAGAAAACCGTAAAACAACGCCTGGAAGCCTGGCTGAATTTGAAAAACAACGCCAAAGAGACCTGA
- the gyrA gene encoding DNA gyrase subunit A: MIQDQSTSIEKEMRQSYLEYAMSVIIGRALPDVRDGLKPVHRRVLYAMQQLHNDWNKPYKKSARIVGDVIGKYHPHGDSAVYDTIVRMAQDFSLRYTLVDGQGNFGSVDGDSPAAMRYTEIRMRKLSHQMLADLEKETVEFIPNYDETLEEPAVLPTKFPALLVNGSSGIAVGMTTNVPPHNICEVIAGLKALIDNPDMDTRALMAHIPGPDFPTYGHIYGTKGIFEAYDTGRGIITLRAKVEVEENKKNGQETIVVTELPYQVNKAKVVEKIAELVRDKVITGVSYVRDESDRQGMRMAIGLKRDQIAEVIINQLYKHTNMQTSFGIIFLAVVNNRPELLSLKEILNHFISHRTNVIIRRTRYDLRKAEERAHILEGLKIALDNLDEVVALIRASGSPEEARNGLINRFDLTEIQAQAILEMRLQRLTGLEREKIETEYQGLLKDIAWFKEILGSETVVRGLIKDELTELNDEFGDGRRTRIVESTAEISIEDLIAEEDMVVTVTRSGYIKRNPITLYASQHRGGKGKTAMGTKSDDFVEHLFVASTHATFLFITNFGKVYQAKVYELPMAGRSSLGKAIVNLLNFDEGEKLATVLTVDEFTENRYVVMATKNGRVKKTELMAYSRPRAGGLIGVKLAEGDELISARITDGSQEIFLGSEGGKVIRFNEADVRDVGRGSMGVRGMRIDEGARMVGMEVLGDEDTLLTVTENGYGKRSNIEEYRTQARGGKGVFSIKTSQRNGKMMALALVGDSDELMMITDKGKLIRTDICGINVISRNTQGVKLINLAQGEKLIGIARLPKEDGDSDDDTCISPDDDADILDDPKDLDTDDPIDEQGDDE, translated from the coding sequence ATGATTCAAGACCAAAGTACCAGTATTGAGAAAGAGATGAGGCAGTCCTATCTCGAGTATGCCATGAGTGTCATTATCGGGCGGGCACTGCCCGATGTCCGGGACGGATTGAAACCGGTCCACCGGCGTGTGCTATATGCCATGCAGCAGCTTCACAATGACTGGAATAAACCCTATAAAAAATCTGCCCGTATTGTGGGTGATGTCATTGGTAAGTATCACCCGCATGGGGATTCTGCTGTGTATGATACCATTGTCCGCATGGCCCAGGACTTCTCCCTGCGTTATACTCTGGTGGACGGCCAGGGCAATTTCGGTTCCGTGGATGGTGATTCCCCGGCTGCTATGCGTTATACGGAAATTCGTATGCGCAAGCTATCCCACCAGATGCTGGCCGATCTTGAAAAAGAGACCGTAGAGTTCATTCCTAACTATGATGAAACCCTGGAAGAGCCTGCGGTACTGCCCACTAAATTTCCGGCATTGCTGGTAAACGGATCTTCGGGCATTGCCGTGGGCATGACCACAAATGTACCGCCTCACAACATCTGTGAAGTCATTGCGGGGTTAAAGGCGCTCATTGATAATCCGGATATGGACACACGAGCGTTGATGGCTCACATTCCCGGGCCTGATTTTCCCACCTATGGGCATATTTACGGCACCAAGGGTATTTTTGAAGCCTATGACACCGGTCGGGGTATTATCACACTTCGGGCCAAAGTCGAGGTGGAGGAAAATAAGAAAAACGGTCAGGAAACCATCGTGGTCACGGAGTTGCCCTACCAGGTAAACAAGGCCAAGGTGGTGGAAAAGATTGCCGAGCTGGTCAGGGACAAAGTGATTACCGGCGTCTCCTATGTTCGGGATGAATCCGACCGCCAGGGCATGCGCATGGCTATTGGGCTTAAACGCGACCAGATTGCTGAAGTGATCATCAATCAGCTTTACAAGCACACCAATATGCAGACCAGTTTTGGCATCATCTTTCTGGCAGTGGTCAATAACCGACCGGAGCTGCTTTCCCTTAAGGAAATACTCAACCACTTTATTTCCCACAGGACCAATGTCATTATCCGGCGTACCCGATACGATCTGCGTAAAGCTGAAGAGCGGGCCCATATTCTGGAAGGCTTAAAAATCGCCCTGGATAATTTGGATGAAGTCGTTGCCCTGATCCGGGCCTCCGGATCACCGGAAGAGGCCAGGAACGGTTTGATAAACCGGTTTGATTTGACCGAAATTCAGGCCCAGGCCATCCTGGAAATGCGATTGCAGCGGCTTACCGGACTGGAACGGGAAAAGATTGAAACCGAATACCAGGGCCTGCTCAAGGATATTGCCTGGTTCAAGGAGATCCTTGGATCAGAAACCGTGGTCCGTGGACTGATTAAAGATGAATTGACCGAACTTAATGATGAGTTCGGGGATGGGCGGCGCACCCGTATCGTGGAGAGTACGGCGGAAATTTCCATTGAAGATCTGATTGCCGAAGAGGATATGGTGGTCACAGTGACCCGCAGTGGATACATCAAGCGTAATCCCATAACCCTTTATGCAAGCCAGCACCGGGGCGGCAAAGGCAAAACCGCCATGGGCACCAAATCTGATGATTTTGTTGAACATCTGTTTGTGGCCTCCACCCACGCCACTTTCCTTTTTATTACCAATTTTGGCAAAGTTTACCAGGCCAAGGTCTATGAACTGCCTATGGCCGGTCGTTCATCCCTTGGCAAAGCCATTGTGAACCTGCTTAATTTTGACGAAGGCGAAAAACTAGCCACCGTGCTCACCGTGGATGAGTTCACGGAGAATCGTTACGTGGTTATGGCCACCAAAAACGGCCGGGTGAAAAAGACCGAGCTGATGGCCTATTCACGCCCCAGGGCAGGGGGGCTCATCGGTGTGAAGCTGGCCGAAGGGGACGAACTCATTTCCGCTCGCATCACCGATGGCTCCCAGGAGATCTTTTTGGGGTCAGAGGGTGGCAAGGTTATTCGGTTTAATGAAGCCGATGTCCGTGATGTGGGCCGAGGCTCCATGGGCGTTCGGGGCATGCGTATAGACGAGGGGGCCCGGATGGTGGGCATGGAGGTGCTTGGCGATGAAGACACTCTTTTAACGGTTACCGAAAACGGTTACGGAAAGCGTTCAAACATTGAAGAGTATAGAACCCAGGCCCGGGGCGGTAAAGGCGTTTTTTCCATTAAAACCTCCCAGCGTAACGGTAAAATGATGGCCCTTGCCCTGGTGGGTGACAGTGATGAGTTGATGATGATTACGGATAAGGGCAAACTGATCCGTACTGATATCTGCGGAATCAATGTGATCTCCCGAAATACCCAGGGGGTCAAACTCATCAACCTGGCCCAGGGAGAGAAGCTCATCGGCATTGCCCGACTGCCCAAAGAGGATGGCGATTCTGATGATGATACGTGTATTTCCCCGGATGATGATGCCGACATCTTAGATGATCCAAAAGACCTTGATACGGATGACCCGATAGATGAACAGGGAGACGACGAATAA
- a CDS encoding acetyl-CoA C-acetyltransferase — protein MQDVVIVSGVRTAVGTFGGSLKKVPVVELGSYVMKDVLKRAGLKPALDPGNDDCSPVTLKDQGMIDIEGTGYDYADDLTDIYVDEVIMGNVLQAGQGQNTARQAMISAGISRTTPAMTINKICGSGLKAIALGAQAIMAGQAEVVLAGGQESMSNAPMALLKARWGHRMELTGEGPVHDLMVYDGLYEIFYGYHMGQTAENIVEKYGITRQEQDELAFLSHTRALGAVHDGTFDQEIVPVVIKNRKGEIVVNKDERPMETSMEKLAKLRPAFRKDGTVTAGNASGINDGAAAVLMMTAQRADDLGLEVLAKVKGFASGGLDPAYMGLGPVPAVKRVLKQTGMALSDIEMIELNEAFAAQAIGCMRELDLDVERPNELGSGISLGHPIGCTGARQMVTAIHQMKRKDYNTGLISMCIGGGMGMAMIIER, from the coding sequence ATGCAAGACGTGGTAATTGTAAGCGGTGTTAGAACAGCTGTGGGGACCTTTGGCGGATCATTGAAAAAGGTGCCGGTGGTGGAGCTGGGTAGCTATGTCATGAAAGACGTATTAAAGCGTGCCGGGCTTAAACCGGCCCTGGATCCCGGCAATGATGACTGTTCCCCTGTAACCCTCAAAGATCAGGGTATGATAGACATTGAAGGGACAGGATATGATTATGCCGATGACCTGACAGACATCTATGTGGATGAAGTCATTATGGGCAACGTGCTTCAGGCCGGCCAGGGTCAGAATACCGCCCGCCAGGCTATGATCAGTGCCGGTATCAGTCGCACGACTCCGGCCATGACCATTAACAAGATCTGCGGGTCCGGCCTGAAAGCTATTGCCTTGGGTGCCCAAGCCATTATGGCAGGCCAGGCGGAGGTGGTTCTTGCAGGGGGCCAGGAAAGCATGAGCAATGCACCCATGGCTTTGCTCAAGGCCAGATGGGGTCATCGCATGGAACTTACCGGTGAGGGTCCGGTTCATGATCTGATGGTGTATGACGGTCTCTATGAAATTTTTTATGGCTATCACATGGGCCAGACCGCAGAAAATATTGTTGAAAAATACGGTATCACACGGCAAGAGCAGGATGAGCTTGCGTTTTTAAGCCATACCCGGGCTTTGGGGGCCGTTCATGACGGCACCTTTGATCAGGAAATCGTTCCTGTCGTCATTAAAAACCGCAAAGGAGAAATTGTGGTCAATAAAGATGAGCGGCCCATGGAAACCAGTATGGAAAAATTGGCTAAACTGCGCCCTGCCTTTAGAAAAGACGGCACTGTAACTGCGGGAAATGCTTCGGGCATTAACGATGGGGCTGCGGCTGTACTTATGATGACGGCCCAGCGTGCCGATGATCTTGGGCTTGAGGTGTTGGCAAAGGTCAAAGGCTTTGCATCCGGCGGTCTTGATCCTGCGTACATGGGCCTTGGGCCTGTGCCTGCGGTGAAGCGAGTGCTCAAGCAAACCGGAATGGCATTATCCGATATTGAGATGATCGAACTGAACGAAGCCTTTGCGGCCCAGGCCATCGGCTGCATGAGGGAATTGGACCTTGATGTGGAAAGACCTAATGAATTGGGTTCCGGCATCTCTTTGGGGCACCCCATCGGCTGCACGGGGGCTCGTCAGATGGTCACCGCGATTCACCAGATGAAAAGAAAGGATTACAATACCGGTCTAATTTCCATGTGTATCGGTGGTGGTATGGGCATGGCAATGATTATTGAGCGGTAG
- a CDS encoding AI-2E family transporter: MEQNIFHRAVFFFFLTLFCISIFLVGKVIAPFFASLILGVVIAGIFRPVFKALDRYIPVRVASVLTCLAVFFIVFIPVVFFVGILSREALGLYNMAKDAVFSNNLIHFLESTRALERINEFLIRANIHTQISWRELIDPLTEVGKNLGFSLFQQAKFLTSNLLNLVFYFCLMLIVVFYMFMDGERFMQYMYDLSPLKDEHDRQLFEKFNDMAGAVLIGNGLGGLIQGVAGGGLFWFLGLNSPFLWGVIMGFLAFLPIVGIGVIMLPTALVFLLKGSLGKGFFIVVFYGVLSWGIEYIFKPKLVGDRVSMHPLVVFFAIIGGLKVYGILGIIYGPLIATLFLTLSDIYFSTFQSMVEPGKGMLDSWPDQ; this comes from the coding sequence TTGGAGCAAAATATTTTTCATCGCGCAGTGTTCTTTTTTTTTCTGACGCTGTTTTGTATATCCATTTTTCTTGTGGGGAAAGTGATTGCCCCGTTTTTTGCCAGTCTGATTCTTGGTGTTGTCATTGCGGGTATTTTCAGGCCTGTGTTTAAAGCATTGGATAGATACATCCCTGTACGGGTTGCTTCTGTTCTCACTTGCCTGGCTGTTTTTTTCATTGTCTTTATTCCGGTTGTCTTTTTTGTGGGTATCCTGTCCAGGGAAGCTTTAGGGCTTTACAATATGGCAAAGGATGCGGTCTTTTCCAACAATCTTATCCATTTTTTGGAAAGCACCCGGGCCCTTGAGCGGATCAACGAATTTTTAATCAGGGCAAATATTCACACCCAGATCTCCTGGCGTGAGTTGATTGACCCTTTAACCGAAGTTGGAAAGAATTTAGGCTTTTCCCTGTTTCAGCAGGCCAAGTTTTTAACCTCCAATCTGCTGAACCTGGTGTTTTACTTTTGCCTGATGCTCATTGTGGTTTTCTACATGTTCATGGATGGCGAACGGTTCATGCAGTACATGTACGATTTGTCTCCGCTCAAAGACGAGCATGACCGTCAGCTTTTCGAAAAGTTCAACGATATGGCCGGGGCTGTACTCATCGGCAACGGATTGGGGGGATTGATCCAGGGGGTGGCCGGCGGTGGCCTCTTCTGGTTTCTTGGACTGAACTCTCCCTTTTTATGGGGGGTGATCATGGGGTTTCTGGCATTTTTGCCCATTGTCGGCATCGGTGTGATCATGCTGCCTACGGCTTTGGTTTTTCTTTTGAAAGGCAGTCTGGGTAAAGGTTTTTTTATTGTTGTATTTTATGGGGTGTTGTCATGGGGTATTGAGTACATTTTCAAACCCAAGCTGGTGGGAGACAGGGTGTCTATGCATCCGCTTGTTGTCTTCTTTGCTATCATTGGCGGTTTGAAAGTATATGGAATTTTAGGTATAATTTACGGGCCGTTAATCGCTACATTGTTTTTAACCCTTTCCGATATCTATTTTTCCACATTTCAGTCCATGGTGGAACCGGGCAAAGGGATGCTGGATTCATGGCCTGACCAATAA
- a CDS encoding N-acetyltransferase produces the protein MIRKALIHDVAPIHALLQFYADKGELLGRPLSNLYDHLRDFWVYEDEDTGIITGCAALAFCWEDIAEIRSVAVKEEYKGRGIGSALTERCIQEAFYFKLKTLFALTYRPDFFSRFGFEITEKKNLPMVKIWAGCLDCVKFPDCDEIAMIKKL, from the coding sequence ATGATTAGAAAAGCCCTCATCCATGATGTTGCACCTATACATGCCCTGCTTCAATTTTATGCCGACAAAGGAGAGCTTTTAGGTCGACCGTTAAGCAACCTCTACGACCATTTACGAGATTTCTGGGTATATGAAGATGAAGATACCGGCATAATAACAGGTTGTGCAGCACTTGCGTTTTGCTGGGAAGATATTGCCGAAATCCGCTCCGTTGCAGTAAAAGAAGAATACAAAGGCCGGGGGATCGGATCGGCCCTGACGGAACGCTGTATCCAGGAAGCCTTCTATTTTAAATTAAAAACATTGTTTGCACTGACCTACCGCCCGGATTTTTTCTCCCGTTTTGGATTTGAAATAACTGAAAAAAAGAATCTACCCATGGTTAAAATCTGGGCCGGATGCCTGGACTGCGTGAAGTTCCCGGATTGCGACGAAATTGCAATGATCAAAAAGCTATAA
- the der gene encoding ribosome biogenesis GTPase Der: MKPVVALVGRPNVGKSTLFNRITKSRQALVDDMPGVTRDRQYADTQWEDKQFTLVDTGGFLSADDDYFASQIKEQLLRAVEQADVLVFILDGRAGLSPYDRDLADLLRRTEKPVFYLINKVESLHRQEDELGEFYTLGVDRFYKVSAEHGLGVGDFLSDLVAQLPDAPAELEEQEDDDDNGPIRIAIIGRPNVGKSSLANRLFGEQRVVVNDKAGTTRDAIELSVDRKGREFILKDTAGIRRKGKVTEKLEKFSILKALDSMEDCDVALILIDCSEGITDQDITIAGYAEKRGCGAIFVLNKWDLVDKSEKGQQAFLKELRQKAKFLAYAPAITISAKTGQRCHKVFGEVERVYKEYCHRINTGMVNRIIEDAVYRDEPSLHKGRRLKFFYASQVAVKPPTFVCFVNYPEAVHFSYKRYLVNQLRQMIPLSLTPVKLYFREKTGKIEFSGNTKEFRRIQEKKKKVMTKRDKQRKEQSRKKRERDQKNAL; encoded by the coding sequence ATGAAACCGGTTGTGGCCCTTGTGGGCCGCCCCAATGTTGGGAAATCCACACTGTTTAACAGAATTACAAAATCCCGCCAGGCCCTGGTGGATGATATGCCCGGTGTAACCCGGGACCGGCAGTATGCCGATACACAGTGGGAGGATAAACAGTTTACCCTGGTTGATACCGGTGGTTTTTTAAGTGCGGATGATGACTATTTTGCATCCCAGATCAAGGAACAGTTGTTGCGGGCCGTGGAACAGGCTGATGTCCTGGTGTTTATTCTGGATGGCCGGGCGGGACTTTCTCCCTATGACCGGGATCTTGCCGATCTTTTACGCCGCACCGAAAAGCCTGTTTTTTATTTGATCAATAAGGTTGAAAGCCTTCACCGCCAAGAAGATGAGCTTGGAGAGTTTTACACCCTGGGTGTGGACCGGTTTTACAAGGTCTCTGCCGAACACGGCCTGGGGGTAGGGGATTTTCTTTCAGATTTGGTGGCCCAGCTGCCCGATGCCCCTGCCGAATTGGAAGAACAGGAGGATGATGACGATAACGGTCCTATCCGCATTGCCATTATCGGGCGGCCTAACGTGGGCAAATCATCCCTCGCCAACCGGCTTTTCGGCGAACAGCGAGTGGTGGTCAACGATAAGGCCGGCACCACCCGGGATGCCATTGAATTATCCGTGGACCGGAAAGGCCGGGAATTTATCCTCAAAGACACCGCAGGCATCCGCCGTAAAGGCAAGGTTACGGAGAAACTTGAAAAATTTTCCATTCTCAAAGCTCTGGACAGTATGGAAGACTGTGATGTGGCGTTAATTCTCATCGACTGTTCCGAAGGCATCACGGATCAGGACATCACCATTGCAGGGTATGCGGAAAAACGGGGGTGCGGGGCTATCTTTGTGCTTAATAAATGGGATCTTGTGGACAAGTCCGAAAAAGGACAGCAGGCGTTTCTCAAGGAGCTGCGCCAGAAAGCGAAGTTTTTGGCTTATGCACCTGCCATCACCATTTCAGCCAAAACTGGTCAGCGTTGTCACAAAGTTTTTGGCGAGGTGGAAAGGGTTTATAAGGAGTATTGTCATAGAATCAATACCGGCATGGTTAACCGGATTATCGAGGACGCTGTATACAGAGATGAACCTTCCCTTCACAAGGGCCGGCGCCTCAAGTTTTTTTATGCCTCCCAGGTGGCGGTCAAACCCCCCACGTTCGTCTGTTTTGTCAACTATCCCGAAGCCGTACACTTTTCTTATAAGCGGTATCTGGTCAACCAATTGCGCCAGATGATCCCCTTGAGCTTGACACCTGTTAAACTTTATTTCAGGGAAAAGACCGGTAAAATTGAGTTTTCCGGCAACACAAAGGAGTTTCGGCGAATTCAGGAGAAGAAAAAAAAGGTGATGACAAAGCGGGATAAGCAACGCAAAGAGCAGAGTCGCAAAAAACGCGAACGGGATCAGAAGAACGCATTGTAA